The following coding sequences are from one Pelmatolapia mariae isolate MD_Pm_ZW linkage group LG4, Pm_UMD_F_2, whole genome shotgun sequence window:
- the tex2 gene encoding testis-expressed protein 2 — MMSSQGGSSRGSGQHAATPPPRHTPGPKLQVQRSHSRDTITIHFSALGKEEDDEEEELFGIPAGSVKDKSVLDGTGGLQGPASAADDRCVATGLEAKEELLFESAGADTPLGPAVLPVLSTTLSVQPSDPQPHTHSPALTINPTSTLSSNPPASSSWPSERLPVNPSPASSSSSSPCKSAALSSSKPFLSLVRSLSNDVESRETVPSLSTVAPTHARHRHLMKSFVKSLSTDTSKADHSEGPLQHQQIQPSHRPPPRNMQLFKQFSQPRLSSSPVIVTQAGGDSKTAPSSPIMSPDGRSFFKVQEVEAKIEDTKRRLSEVMSDPLQLFSKIMGDESGTGSAGSAAYRAKSLSSSASELSGVTAVNGHGEGGNNYSIKEEEGAEGEDEEETPTAKGPESGFFSFPSLAPALTQASSSALHKSPSLTLGRCSMSALVARQEDEDFCELYSEDFELCTDTETPDGDRSGSRQPHTGSTGLCSELDPEEERAEEEAETLPVTGLIILTQLVYWYLVLPVPPCVCSVVHGIIAGFALALLVLWLSSPQPSSSASRKRRRRIEQWNVAQLDIKEPGIFKGWMNEIHSYDPETYHATLTHSVYVRLEGSVLRLSKPNRNISRRATHNEPKPDVTYISQKIYDLTDSKIYLMPQSLARKRVWNKKYPICIELAKQDDFMSKAQGERPEVGEEKSTVQSEKVDKTDKGEKAEGSASAEEPKKPTFGGGDLTIYLFGRTGREKEEWFRRFLLASRMKSEGRGGSLPSICKNAFLPSHSRSSSIQSVGGLEADSRSSSRGSLEELSQSQSRHRETTAALSCGSTAGLKQKMLLDYNVYMAKYVSPQVPPRSPTATDSAGNSPDSSPQTTKKLRRSSEETAEPEAWVNAFLGRIFWDFLGEKYWANVVSKKIQMKLSKIRLPYVMNELTLTELDMGFSIPKILRASKPSVDHQGLWFDLEVSYTGSFLMTLETKMNLARLGKEGEGLGEHGKDWSRPRTYCLADSDEESSSAGSSDEEDPPELLSDKPVLPGGEGYVGGHRPSKIMRFVDKIAKSKYFQKATETEFIKKKMEEVSNTPLLLTVEVQECRGTLAVNIPPPPTDRIWYGFRSPPHLELKARPKLGEREVTLVHVTEWIEKKLDQEFQKIFVMPNMDDVWLPIMHSAMDTRSNANLFTVTNDALKDPEPESDVSDM; from the exons ATGATGAGCAGTCAGGGCGGCAGCAGCAGGGGAAGTGGCCAGCATGCTGCCACTCctccccctcgtcacacccccgGACCCAAGCTGCAGGTCCAGCGTTCCCACTCTCGCGACACCATCACCATACACTTCTCTGCTCTGGGGAAAGAGGAAGacgatgaggaagaggagctctTTGGGATACCCGCTGGATCTGTTAAAGACAAGTCTGTCCTCGATGGTACAGGGGGGCTTCAAGGTCCAGCTTCAGCAGCTGATGACCGGTGTGTTGCTACAGGCTTGGAAGCAAAAGAGGAACTGCTGTTTGAATCTGCTGGTGCAGACACCCCCTTGGGACCTGCTGTTCTCCCAGTTTTATCTACCACCTTATCTGTGCAGCCCTCAGACcctcagccacacacacactctcctgCCTTGACTATTAATCCCACATCCACCCTCTCCTCCAATCCTCCTGCCAGCTCCTCCTGGCCGTCTGAACGGCTCCCGGTCAATCCCTCGCCCGCAAGCTCCAGCTCCTCTTCACCATGCAAGTCTGCAGCACTGTCATCCTCCAAGCCTTTTCTTAGTCTGGTTAGGTCTTTGTCCAATGACGTTGAGTCTCGAGAAACTGTCCCTTCACTTTCCACCGTAGCACCAACCCACGCACGTCATCGACACTTAATGAAGTCTTTTGTTAAGTCTCTGTCCACAGACACTTCCAAGGCTGACCATTCGGAAGGGCCTCTTCAGCATCAGCAAATACAGCCATCCCATCGGCCTCCACCTCGCAACATGCAACTCTTCAAACAGTTCTCCCAACCCCGTTTATCCTCCAGTCCTGTCATCGTCACTCAAGCAggtggagactctaaaacagCCCCCTCCTCCCCAATCATGTCTCCAGATGGTAGGTCCTTCTTCAAAGTCCAAGAGGTGGAGGCCAAGATAGAGGATACCAAGCGGCGGCTATCGGAAGTGATGTCAGACCCTCTGCAGCTTTTTAGTAAGATAATGGGGGATGAGTCTGGTACGGGGTCTGCTGGAAGTGCTGCTTATCGTGCCAAATCGCTGTCCTCCAGCGCGTCGGAGCTCAGCGGAGTAACGGCGGTAAATGGACACGGAGAAGGTGGCAACAACTACAGCATCAAAGAAGAGGAAGGGGCAGAAGGAGAAGACGAGGAAGAAACCCCCACAGCTAAGGGCCCAGAgtcaggttttttctctttcccgTCACTCGCGCCAGCCCTCACCCAGGCCTCATCTTCTGCCCTCCACAAatctccctctctcactctgGGCCGCTGTTCAATGTCCGCCCTGGTAGCTCGACAGGAAGACGAGGACTTCTGTGAGCTGTACAGCGAAGACTTTGAGTTATGTACTGACACAGAGACACCGGACGGTGATCGTTCTGGGTCCCGGCAACCCCATACTGGTAGCACTGGTTTGTGTAGTGAGCTCGATCCAGAGGAAGAGAGAGCCGAAGAGGAGGCCGAGACCTTACCCGTGACTGGCCTCATTATTTTAACACAGTTGGTGTATTGGTATTTGGTCCTTCCTGTGCCACCCTGTGTATGCTCAGTAGTGCACGGGATAATAGCGGGGTTCGCGTTGGCCTTGCTCGTGCTTTGGCTGTCATCCCCTCAGCCCTCCTCATCAGCGAGCAGAAAAAGGAGGCGAAGGATAGAGCAATGGAATGTGGCCCAGCTGGATATCAAGGAACCAGGGATATTCAAG GGCTGGATGAATGAGATCCACAGCTATGACCCGGAGACGTACCACGCCACCCTGACCCACTCTGTTTACGTCCGTCTAGAGGGCTCCGTCCTGCGTCTGTCCAAGCCCAACCGGAACATCTCCCGCCGTGCCACACACAATGAGCCTAAACCTGACGTCACTTACATCAGCCAGAAGATCTACGACCTAACTGACAGCAAG ATATACCTGATGCCTCAGAGCCTGGCTAGGAAGAGAGTTTGGAACAAGAAATACCCCATTTGCATTGAGCTGGCCAAGCAGGATGACTTCATGTCCAAGGCCCAGGGAGAGAGGCCTGAAGTGGGGGAGGAAAAATCGACAGTTCAGAGTGAGAAGGTGGATAAAACGGACAAGGGCGAGAAGGCAGAAGGATCAGCGTCAGCAGAGGAACCCAAAAAACCAACCTTTGGAGGCGGGGATCTGACTATCTACCTTTTCGGGAGGACAGGTCGGGAAAAGGAAGAGTGGTTCCGTAGATTTCTTCTAGCATCCCGAATGAAATCAGAGGGGAGAGGTGGCAGTCTGCCTAGCATCTGCAAGAATG CCTTCTTACCCTCCCACAGTCGCAGTAGCAGCATTCAATCTGTCGGAGGCCTGGAGGCtgacagcaggagcagcagccgGGGAAGCCTGGAGGAGCTGTCTCAGTCTCAGTCTCGTCACAGAGAGACCACCGCCGCTCTCTCCTGTGGCTCTACTGCAGGCTTGAAGCAGAAGATGCTGTTGGACTATAATGTCTACATGGCCAAATACGTGAGTCCCCAGGTGCCGCCTAGAAGCCCGACTGCCACTGACAGCGCTGGGAACAGCCCGGATAGCAGCCCCCAGACTACCAAAAAG CTGCGTAGgagttcagaggagactgcggAGCCTGAGGCCTGGGTAAATGCATTTCTGGGAAGGATATTCTGGGACTTCCTGGGAGAGAAATATTGGGCCAATGTAGTCTCCAAAAAGATCCAAATGAAGCTCAGTAAGATCAGG CTGCCATATGTTATGAATGAGCTGACTCTGACAGAGCTAGACATGGGCTTCTCCATTCCTAAGATCCTCCGTGCCTCCAAACCTTCAGTGGACCACCAAG GTTTGTGGTTTGATCTGGAGGTCTCCTACACGGGCTCTTTCCTCATGACGCTGGAGACCAAGATGAACTTGGCCCGTTTGGGAAAGGAGGGCGAGGGCCTTGGAGAACATGGGAAAGATTG GTCAAGGCCACGGACATACTGTCTGGCAGACAGTGACGAGGAATCGTCTAGTGCCGGTTCATCGGACGAGGAGGATCCTCCAGAACTCCTCAGTGACAAACCTGTTCTGCCTGGAGGAGAGGG TTATGTGGGAGGCCACAGACCCAGCAAGATCATGCGCTTTGTGGACAAGATAGCCAAGTCGAAGTACTTCcagaaagccacagagacgGAGTTCATCAAGAAGAAGATGGAGGAAGTATCCAACACGCCCTTGTTGCTCACCGTAGAGGTGCAAGAGTGCCGCGGGACTCTGGCTGTCAACATCCCACCTCCCCCCACAGACAGGATATG